One Aethina tumida isolate Nest 87 chromosome 5, icAetTumi1.1, whole genome shotgun sequence genomic window carries:
- the LOC109607008 gene encoding serine/threonine-protein kinase tousled-like 2 isoform X3, translating into MCGSDDDVGRRHGSIAPGFAHALLLRVSAPGKSQSPRNFQMSAGSQIQMAPQSTVNTTQPVHSQDSNMSTGSSHSDKEVDPNTPEKVPRTPSDRKRKRKPDDGGGMPGKGVRNQQPADKKINDYFKHSGNSPIRHGGAKSPSSQQPYPMFSVLQLPPSPQQPVGLPSPQVSVNSVPPFEFYKQQTPRLPSSVSKQIQTELTCHRITEFETQASSDLEVRNNKIEELTRQQDDLRHQIATQQKTIDQHKQHINKCIEVVKKLLKEKSSIEKKEARQKCMQNRLRLGQFVTQRVGATFQENWTDGHAFQELARRQEEITAEREEIDRQKKLLGKKRPSNNESGRKRNNSNAMHNGTTDSGFLKPDAVPGSLTVQEYYESDEILKLRQNALKKEDADLQLEMEKLERERNLHIRELKRIHNEDQSRFNNHPVLNDRYLLLMLLGKGGFSEVHKAFDLKEQRYVACKVHQLNKDWKEDKKANYIKHALREYNIHKALDHPRVVKLYDVFEIDANSFCTVLEYCDGHDLDFYLKQHKTIPEREARSIIMQVVSALKYLNEIKPPVIHYDLKPGNILLTEGNVCGEIKITDFGLSKVMDEENYNPDHGMDLTSQGAGTYWYLPPECFVVGKNPPKISSKVDVWSVGVIFYQCLYGKKPFGHNQSQATILEENTILKATDVQFANKPAVTNEAKSFIRSCLAYRKEDRIDVLSLAKHEYLQPPMPKHRLTSNAAAAAQQQQAAQAQQQAVAAQAQQQQSNFSTGMFGAMNASSSS; encoded by the exons ATGTGCGGATCGGACGACGACGTCGGACGCCGTCATGGAAGCATTGCTCCAGGCTTTGCTCATGCACTATTGCTCCGGGTTTCAGCACCAG GTAAGTCGCAGTCCCCTCGCAATTTCCAA ATGTCAGCTGGATCTCAGATACAGATGGCACCGCAGTCCACAGTCAACACGACCCAACCCGTGCATAGCCAGGACTCCAACATGAGTACAG GTTCGTCTCACAGCGACAAGGAGGTGGACCCGAATACTCCGGAGAAGGTGCCGCGCACCCCCTCCGACCGGAAGCGGAAACGGAAACCGGACGACGGGGGCGGCATGCCGGGCAAGGGGGTGCGGAACCAACAGCCCGCCGACAAGAAGATCAACGACTACTTCAAACATTCGGGGAACAGTCCCATCAGGCACGGCGGAGCCAAGAGCCCCTCCTCGCAGCAACCCTATCCaatg TTCTCTGTCTTGCAGTTACCTCCCTCGCCGCAGCAGCCGGTGGGTCTGCCGTCTCCTCAGGTGTCTGTAAACTCGGTTCCTCCTTTCGAATTTTACAAACAACAAACACCTCGGCTGCCCTCCTCGGTTAGCAAACAAATACAG acTGAATTGACGTGTCACCGGATAACGGAGTTCGAGACGCAAGCCTCGTCCGATCTCGAGGTGCGGAACAACAAGATCGAGGAGCTGACGCGACAGCAGGACGATCTGCGACATCAGATCGCGACGCAACAGAAAACCATCGACCAGCACAAGCAGCACATCAACAAGTGCATCGAGGTGGTCAAGAAGCTGCTCAAGGAGAAGAGCTCGATAGAGAAGAAGGAGGCGCGACAGAAGTGCATGCAGAACAGGCTCAGGCTCGGGCAGTTCGTGACGCAGCGCGTCGGCGCCACCTTTCAGGAGAATTGGACTGATGGACACGCGTTCCAGGAACTGGCCAGGCGACAGGAGGAAATAACGGCGGAACGCGAGGAGATCGACAGGCAGAAGAAGCTGTTGGGCAAGAAGAGGCCGTCGAACAACGAGAGCGGCCGGAAGCGGAACAACTCGAACGCCATGCACAACGGCACGACGGACTCGGGTTTCCTGAAGCCGGACGCCGTGCCCGGCTCCCTCACAGTTCAA gaGTACTACGAGTCTGATGAGATCTTGAAGCTGCGGCAGAACGCGCTGAAAAAGGAGGACGCCGACCTGCAGCTGGAGATGGAGAAGTTGGAGCGTGAACGCAACCTGCACATCAGGGAGCTGAAGCGCATCCACAACGAGGACCAGTCGAGATTCAACAACCACCCGGTGCTGAACGACCGCTATCTGCTGCTGATGCTGCTGGGCAAAGGCGGCTTCAGCGAGGTGCACAAGGCGTTCGACCTCAAGGAGCAGAGGTACGTCGCCTGCAAGGTGCACCAGCTCAACAAGGACTGGAAGGAGGACAAAAAGGCTAATTATATCAA ACACGCGTTAAGGGAGTACAACATCCATAAAGCGTTAGATCACCCGCGAGTAGTGAAATTATACGATGTATTTGAAATAGATGCAAATTCCTTCTGTACAGTCCTAGAATACTGTGATGGTCATGATCttgacttttatttaaagCAG cataAGACGATACCGGAGAGAGAAGCTAGGTCTATAATAATGCAAGTGGTGTCCGCCCTGAAGTACCTGAACGAGATCAAGCCGCCCGTCATCCACTACGACCTGAAGCCGGGCAACATCCTGCTGACGGAGGGCAACGTGTGCGGCGAGATCAAGATCACCGACTTCGGCCTCAGCAAAGTCATGGACGAGGAGAACTACAACCCCGACCATGGCATGGATCTGACGTCGCAGGGTGCCGGCACCTATTG GTATTTGCCCCCCGAGTGTTTCGTGGTGGGCAAAAACCCGCCGAAGATATCGTCGAAGGTGGACGTGTGGAGTGTAGGAGTCATATTTTATCAGTGTTTGTACGGCAAGAAGCCGTTCGGCCACAACCAATCTCAAGCCACCATACTGGAGGAGAACACTATACTGAAAGCGACCGACGTCCAATTCGCCAACAAACCCGCAGTCACAAACGAGGCCAAG AGCTTCATCAGGAGTTGCCTGGCGTACAGGAAGGAGGACCGGATCGACGTGCTGTCGCTGGCCAAGCACGAGTACTTGCAGCCGCCGATGCCCAAGCACCGGCTGACGTCGAACGCGGCCGCGGCGGCGCAGCAGCAACAGGCGGCGCAGGCGCAACAGCAGGCGGTCGCCGCACAGGCGCAGCAGCAGCAGAGCAACTTCTCGACGGGCATGTTCGGCGCGATGAACGCCTCCTCGTCGTCTTAG
- the LOC109607008 gene encoding serine/threonine-protein kinase tousled-like 2 isoform X8, whose product MEALLQALLMHYCSGFQHQMSAGSQIQMAPQSTVNTTQPVHSQDSNMSTGSSHSDKEVDPNTPEKVPRTPSDRKRKRKPDDGGGMPGKGVRNQQPADKKINDYFKHSGNSPIRHGGAKSPSSQQPYPMVMFSVLQLPPSPQQPVGLPSPQVSVNSVPPFEFYKQQTPRLPSSVSKQIQTELTCHRITEFETQASSDLEVRNNKIEELTRQQDDLRHQIATQQKTIDQHKQHINKCIEVVKKLLKEKSSIEKKEARQKCMQNRLRLGQFVTQRVGATFQENWTDGHAFQELARRQEEITAEREEIDRQKKLLGKKRPSNNESGRKRNNSNAMHNGTTDSGFLKPDAVPGSLTVQEYYESDEILKLRQNALKKEDADLQLEMEKLERERNLHIRELKRIHNEDQSRFNNHPVLNDRYLLLMLLGKGGFSEVHKAFDLKEQRYVACKVHQLNKDWKEDKKANYIKHALREYNIHKALDHPRVVKLYDVFEIDANSFCTVLEYCDGHDLDFYLKQHKTIPEREARSIIMQVVSALKYLNEIKPPVIHYDLKPGNILLTEGNVCGEIKITDFGLSKVMDEENYNPDHGMDLTSQGAGTYWYLPPECFVVGKNPPKISSKVDVWSVGVIFYQCLYGKKPFGHNQSQATILEENTILKATDVQFANKPAVTNEAKSFIRSCLAYRKEDRIDVLSLAKHEYLQPPMPKHRLTSNAAAAAQQQQAAQAQQQAVAAQAQQQQSNFSTGMFGAMNASSSS is encoded by the exons ATGGAAGCATTGCTCCAGGCTTTGCTCATGCACTATTGCTCCGGGTTTCAGCACCAG ATGTCAGCTGGATCTCAGATACAGATGGCACCGCAGTCCACAGTCAACACGACCCAACCCGTGCATAGCCAGGACTCCAACATGAGTACAG GTTCGTCTCACAGCGACAAGGAGGTGGACCCGAATACTCCGGAGAAGGTGCCGCGCACCCCCTCCGACCGGAAGCGGAAACGGAAACCGGACGACGGGGGCGGCATGCCGGGCAAGGGGGTGCGGAACCAACAGCCCGCCGACAAGAAGATCAACGACTACTTCAAACATTCGGGGAACAGTCCCATCAGGCACGGCGGAGCCAAGAGCCCCTCCTCGCAGCAACCCTATCCaatggtaatg TTCTCTGTCTTGCAGTTACCTCCCTCGCCGCAGCAGCCGGTGGGTCTGCCGTCTCCTCAGGTGTCTGTAAACTCGGTTCCTCCTTTCGAATTTTACAAACAACAAACACCTCGGCTGCCCTCCTCGGTTAGCAAACAAATACAG acTGAATTGACGTGTCACCGGATAACGGAGTTCGAGACGCAAGCCTCGTCCGATCTCGAGGTGCGGAACAACAAGATCGAGGAGCTGACGCGACAGCAGGACGATCTGCGACATCAGATCGCGACGCAACAGAAAACCATCGACCAGCACAAGCAGCACATCAACAAGTGCATCGAGGTGGTCAAGAAGCTGCTCAAGGAGAAGAGCTCGATAGAGAAGAAGGAGGCGCGACAGAAGTGCATGCAGAACAGGCTCAGGCTCGGGCAGTTCGTGACGCAGCGCGTCGGCGCCACCTTTCAGGAGAATTGGACTGATGGACACGCGTTCCAGGAACTGGCCAGGCGACAGGAGGAAATAACGGCGGAACGCGAGGAGATCGACAGGCAGAAGAAGCTGTTGGGCAAGAAGAGGCCGTCGAACAACGAGAGCGGCCGGAAGCGGAACAACTCGAACGCCATGCACAACGGCACGACGGACTCGGGTTTCCTGAAGCCGGACGCCGTGCCCGGCTCCCTCACAGTTCAA gaGTACTACGAGTCTGATGAGATCTTGAAGCTGCGGCAGAACGCGCTGAAAAAGGAGGACGCCGACCTGCAGCTGGAGATGGAGAAGTTGGAGCGTGAACGCAACCTGCACATCAGGGAGCTGAAGCGCATCCACAACGAGGACCAGTCGAGATTCAACAACCACCCGGTGCTGAACGACCGCTATCTGCTGCTGATGCTGCTGGGCAAAGGCGGCTTCAGCGAGGTGCACAAGGCGTTCGACCTCAAGGAGCAGAGGTACGTCGCCTGCAAGGTGCACCAGCTCAACAAGGACTGGAAGGAGGACAAAAAGGCTAATTATATCAA ACACGCGTTAAGGGAGTACAACATCCATAAAGCGTTAGATCACCCGCGAGTAGTGAAATTATACGATGTATTTGAAATAGATGCAAATTCCTTCTGTACAGTCCTAGAATACTGTGATGGTCATGATCttgacttttatttaaagCAG cataAGACGATACCGGAGAGAGAAGCTAGGTCTATAATAATGCAAGTGGTGTCCGCCCTGAAGTACCTGAACGAGATCAAGCCGCCCGTCATCCACTACGACCTGAAGCCGGGCAACATCCTGCTGACGGAGGGCAACGTGTGCGGCGAGATCAAGATCACCGACTTCGGCCTCAGCAAAGTCATGGACGAGGAGAACTACAACCCCGACCATGGCATGGATCTGACGTCGCAGGGTGCCGGCACCTATTG GTATTTGCCCCCCGAGTGTTTCGTGGTGGGCAAAAACCCGCCGAAGATATCGTCGAAGGTGGACGTGTGGAGTGTAGGAGTCATATTTTATCAGTGTTTGTACGGCAAGAAGCCGTTCGGCCACAACCAATCTCAAGCCACCATACTGGAGGAGAACACTATACTGAAAGCGACCGACGTCCAATTCGCCAACAAACCCGCAGTCACAAACGAGGCCAAG AGCTTCATCAGGAGTTGCCTGGCGTACAGGAAGGAGGACCGGATCGACGTGCTGTCGCTGGCCAAGCACGAGTACTTGCAGCCGCCGATGCCCAAGCACCGGCTGACGTCGAACGCGGCCGCGGCGGCGCAGCAGCAACAGGCGGCGCAGGCGCAACAGCAGGCGGTCGCCGCACAGGCGCAGCAGCAGCAGAGCAACTTCTCGACGGGCATGTTCGGCGCGATGAACGCCTCCTCGTCGTCTTAG
- the LOC109607008 gene encoding serine/threonine-protein kinase tousled-like 2 isoform X1: MCGSDDDVGRRHGSIAPGFAHALLLRVSAPGKSQSPRNFQMSAGSQIQMAPQSTVNTTQPVHSQDSNMSTGSSHSDKEVDPNTPEKVPRTPSDRKRKRKPDDGGGMPGKGVRNQQPADKKINDYFKHSGNSPIRHGGAKSPSSQQPYPMVMFSVLQLPPSPQQPVGLPSPQVSVNSVPPFEFYKQQTPRLPSSVSKQIQTELTCHRITEFETQASSDLEVRNNKIEELTRQQDDLRHQIATQQKTIDQHKQHINKCIEVVKKLLKEKSSIEKKEARQKCMQNRLRLGQFVTQRVGATFQENWTDGHAFQELARRQEEITAEREEIDRQKKLLGKKRPSNNESGRKRNNSNAMHNGTTDSGFLKPDAVPGSLTVQEYYESDEILKLRQNALKKEDADLQLEMEKLERERNLHIRELKRIHNEDQSRFNNHPVLNDRYLLLMLLGKGGFSEVHKAFDLKEQRYVACKVHQLNKDWKEDKKANYIKHALREYNIHKALDHPRVVKLYDVFEIDANSFCTVLEYCDGHDLDFYLKQHKTIPEREARSIIMQVVSALKYLNEIKPPVIHYDLKPGNILLTEGNVCGEIKITDFGLSKVMDEENYNPDHGMDLTSQGAGTYWYLPPECFVVGKNPPKISSKVDVWSVGVIFYQCLYGKKPFGHNQSQATILEENTILKATDVQFANKPAVTNEAKSFIRSCLAYRKEDRIDVLSLAKHEYLQPPMPKHRLTSNAAAAAQQQQAAQAQQQAVAAQAQQQQSNFSTGMFGAMNASSSS, encoded by the exons ATGTGCGGATCGGACGACGACGTCGGACGCCGTCATGGAAGCATTGCTCCAGGCTTTGCTCATGCACTATTGCTCCGGGTTTCAGCACCAG GTAAGTCGCAGTCCCCTCGCAATTTCCAA ATGTCAGCTGGATCTCAGATACAGATGGCACCGCAGTCCACAGTCAACACGACCCAACCCGTGCATAGCCAGGACTCCAACATGAGTACAG GTTCGTCTCACAGCGACAAGGAGGTGGACCCGAATACTCCGGAGAAGGTGCCGCGCACCCCCTCCGACCGGAAGCGGAAACGGAAACCGGACGACGGGGGCGGCATGCCGGGCAAGGGGGTGCGGAACCAACAGCCCGCCGACAAGAAGATCAACGACTACTTCAAACATTCGGGGAACAGTCCCATCAGGCACGGCGGAGCCAAGAGCCCCTCCTCGCAGCAACCCTATCCaatggtaatg TTCTCTGTCTTGCAGTTACCTCCCTCGCCGCAGCAGCCGGTGGGTCTGCCGTCTCCTCAGGTGTCTGTAAACTCGGTTCCTCCTTTCGAATTTTACAAACAACAAACACCTCGGCTGCCCTCCTCGGTTAGCAAACAAATACAG acTGAATTGACGTGTCACCGGATAACGGAGTTCGAGACGCAAGCCTCGTCCGATCTCGAGGTGCGGAACAACAAGATCGAGGAGCTGACGCGACAGCAGGACGATCTGCGACATCAGATCGCGACGCAACAGAAAACCATCGACCAGCACAAGCAGCACATCAACAAGTGCATCGAGGTGGTCAAGAAGCTGCTCAAGGAGAAGAGCTCGATAGAGAAGAAGGAGGCGCGACAGAAGTGCATGCAGAACAGGCTCAGGCTCGGGCAGTTCGTGACGCAGCGCGTCGGCGCCACCTTTCAGGAGAATTGGACTGATGGACACGCGTTCCAGGAACTGGCCAGGCGACAGGAGGAAATAACGGCGGAACGCGAGGAGATCGACAGGCAGAAGAAGCTGTTGGGCAAGAAGAGGCCGTCGAACAACGAGAGCGGCCGGAAGCGGAACAACTCGAACGCCATGCACAACGGCACGACGGACTCGGGTTTCCTGAAGCCGGACGCCGTGCCCGGCTCCCTCACAGTTCAA gaGTACTACGAGTCTGATGAGATCTTGAAGCTGCGGCAGAACGCGCTGAAAAAGGAGGACGCCGACCTGCAGCTGGAGATGGAGAAGTTGGAGCGTGAACGCAACCTGCACATCAGGGAGCTGAAGCGCATCCACAACGAGGACCAGTCGAGATTCAACAACCACCCGGTGCTGAACGACCGCTATCTGCTGCTGATGCTGCTGGGCAAAGGCGGCTTCAGCGAGGTGCACAAGGCGTTCGACCTCAAGGAGCAGAGGTACGTCGCCTGCAAGGTGCACCAGCTCAACAAGGACTGGAAGGAGGACAAAAAGGCTAATTATATCAA ACACGCGTTAAGGGAGTACAACATCCATAAAGCGTTAGATCACCCGCGAGTAGTGAAATTATACGATGTATTTGAAATAGATGCAAATTCCTTCTGTACAGTCCTAGAATACTGTGATGGTCATGATCttgacttttatttaaagCAG cataAGACGATACCGGAGAGAGAAGCTAGGTCTATAATAATGCAAGTGGTGTCCGCCCTGAAGTACCTGAACGAGATCAAGCCGCCCGTCATCCACTACGACCTGAAGCCGGGCAACATCCTGCTGACGGAGGGCAACGTGTGCGGCGAGATCAAGATCACCGACTTCGGCCTCAGCAAAGTCATGGACGAGGAGAACTACAACCCCGACCATGGCATGGATCTGACGTCGCAGGGTGCCGGCACCTATTG GTATTTGCCCCCCGAGTGTTTCGTGGTGGGCAAAAACCCGCCGAAGATATCGTCGAAGGTGGACGTGTGGAGTGTAGGAGTCATATTTTATCAGTGTTTGTACGGCAAGAAGCCGTTCGGCCACAACCAATCTCAAGCCACCATACTGGAGGAGAACACTATACTGAAAGCGACCGACGTCCAATTCGCCAACAAACCCGCAGTCACAAACGAGGCCAAG AGCTTCATCAGGAGTTGCCTGGCGTACAGGAAGGAGGACCGGATCGACGTGCTGTCGCTGGCCAAGCACGAGTACTTGCAGCCGCCGATGCCCAAGCACCGGCTGACGTCGAACGCGGCCGCGGCGGCGCAGCAGCAACAGGCGGCGCAGGCGCAACAGCAGGCGGTCGCCGCACAGGCGCAGCAGCAGCAGAGCAACTTCTCGACGGGCATGTTCGGCGCGATGAACGCCTCCTCGTCGTCTTAG
- the LOC109607008 gene encoding serine/threonine-protein kinase tousled-like 2 isoform X10, with product MHTRRHLENRWLSEMSAGSQIQMAPQSTVNTTQPVHSQDSNMSTGSSHSDKEVDPNTPEKVPRTPSDRKRKRKPDDGGGMPGKGVRNQQPADKKINDYFKHSGNSPIRHGGAKSPSSQQPYPMVMFSVLQLPPSPQQPVGLPSPQVSVNSVPPFEFYKQQTPRLPSSVSKQIQTELTCHRITEFETQASSDLEVRNNKIEELTRQQDDLRHQIATQQKTIDQHKQHINKCIEVVKKLLKEKSSIEKKEARQKCMQNRLRLGQFVTQRVGATFQENWTDGHAFQELARRQEEITAEREEIDRQKKLLGKKRPSNNESGRKRNNSNAMHNGTTDSGFLKPDAVPGSLTVQEYYESDEILKLRQNALKKEDADLQLEMEKLERERNLHIRELKRIHNEDQSRFNNHPVLNDRYLLLMLLGKGGFSEVHKAFDLKEQRYVACKVHQLNKDWKEDKKANYIKHALREYNIHKALDHPRVVKLYDVFEIDANSFCTVLEYCDGHDLDFYLKQHKTIPEREARSIIMQVVSALKYLNEIKPPVIHYDLKPGNILLTEGNVCGEIKITDFGLSKVMDEENYNPDHGMDLTSQGAGTYWYLPPECFVVGKNPPKISSKVDVWSVGVIFYQCLYGKKPFGHNQSQATILEENTILKATDVQFANKPAVTNEAKSFIRSCLAYRKEDRIDVLSLAKHEYLQPPMPKHRLTSNAAAAAQQQQAAQAQQQAVAAQAQQQQSNFSTGMFGAMNASSSS from the exons ATGCACACGCGACGACATCTTGAAAATCGCTGGCTCTCAGAG ATGTCAGCTGGATCTCAGATACAGATGGCACCGCAGTCCACAGTCAACACGACCCAACCCGTGCATAGCCAGGACTCCAACATGAGTACAG GTTCGTCTCACAGCGACAAGGAGGTGGACCCGAATACTCCGGAGAAGGTGCCGCGCACCCCCTCCGACCGGAAGCGGAAACGGAAACCGGACGACGGGGGCGGCATGCCGGGCAAGGGGGTGCGGAACCAACAGCCCGCCGACAAGAAGATCAACGACTACTTCAAACATTCGGGGAACAGTCCCATCAGGCACGGCGGAGCCAAGAGCCCCTCCTCGCAGCAACCCTATCCaatggtaatg TTCTCTGTCTTGCAGTTACCTCCCTCGCCGCAGCAGCCGGTGGGTCTGCCGTCTCCTCAGGTGTCTGTAAACTCGGTTCCTCCTTTCGAATTTTACAAACAACAAACACCTCGGCTGCCCTCCTCGGTTAGCAAACAAATACAG acTGAATTGACGTGTCACCGGATAACGGAGTTCGAGACGCAAGCCTCGTCCGATCTCGAGGTGCGGAACAACAAGATCGAGGAGCTGACGCGACAGCAGGACGATCTGCGACATCAGATCGCGACGCAACAGAAAACCATCGACCAGCACAAGCAGCACATCAACAAGTGCATCGAGGTGGTCAAGAAGCTGCTCAAGGAGAAGAGCTCGATAGAGAAGAAGGAGGCGCGACAGAAGTGCATGCAGAACAGGCTCAGGCTCGGGCAGTTCGTGACGCAGCGCGTCGGCGCCACCTTTCAGGAGAATTGGACTGATGGACACGCGTTCCAGGAACTGGCCAGGCGACAGGAGGAAATAACGGCGGAACGCGAGGAGATCGACAGGCAGAAGAAGCTGTTGGGCAAGAAGAGGCCGTCGAACAACGAGAGCGGCCGGAAGCGGAACAACTCGAACGCCATGCACAACGGCACGACGGACTCGGGTTTCCTGAAGCCGGACGCCGTGCCCGGCTCCCTCACAGTTCAA gaGTACTACGAGTCTGATGAGATCTTGAAGCTGCGGCAGAACGCGCTGAAAAAGGAGGACGCCGACCTGCAGCTGGAGATGGAGAAGTTGGAGCGTGAACGCAACCTGCACATCAGGGAGCTGAAGCGCATCCACAACGAGGACCAGTCGAGATTCAACAACCACCCGGTGCTGAACGACCGCTATCTGCTGCTGATGCTGCTGGGCAAAGGCGGCTTCAGCGAGGTGCACAAGGCGTTCGACCTCAAGGAGCAGAGGTACGTCGCCTGCAAGGTGCACCAGCTCAACAAGGACTGGAAGGAGGACAAAAAGGCTAATTATATCAA ACACGCGTTAAGGGAGTACAACATCCATAAAGCGTTAGATCACCCGCGAGTAGTGAAATTATACGATGTATTTGAAATAGATGCAAATTCCTTCTGTACAGTCCTAGAATACTGTGATGGTCATGATCttgacttttatttaaagCAG cataAGACGATACCGGAGAGAGAAGCTAGGTCTATAATAATGCAAGTGGTGTCCGCCCTGAAGTACCTGAACGAGATCAAGCCGCCCGTCATCCACTACGACCTGAAGCCGGGCAACATCCTGCTGACGGAGGGCAACGTGTGCGGCGAGATCAAGATCACCGACTTCGGCCTCAGCAAAGTCATGGACGAGGAGAACTACAACCCCGACCATGGCATGGATCTGACGTCGCAGGGTGCCGGCACCTATTG GTATTTGCCCCCCGAGTGTTTCGTGGTGGGCAAAAACCCGCCGAAGATATCGTCGAAGGTGGACGTGTGGAGTGTAGGAGTCATATTTTATCAGTGTTTGTACGGCAAGAAGCCGTTCGGCCACAACCAATCTCAAGCCACCATACTGGAGGAGAACACTATACTGAAAGCGACCGACGTCCAATTCGCCAACAAACCCGCAGTCACAAACGAGGCCAAG AGCTTCATCAGGAGTTGCCTGGCGTACAGGAAGGAGGACCGGATCGACGTGCTGTCGCTGGCCAAGCACGAGTACTTGCAGCCGCCGATGCCCAAGCACCGGCTGACGTCGAACGCGGCCGCGGCGGCGCAGCAGCAACAGGCGGCGCAGGCGCAACAGCAGGCGGTCGCCGCACAGGCGCAGCAGCAGCAGAGCAACTTCTCGACGGGCATGTTCGGCGCGATGAACGCCTCCTCGTCGTCTTAG